CAGCAGCGCCCCGCCGGGAACCGAGCCGAACAACAGGCTGTGCGTCGCGGCGAGCGTCAGGTAGACGGCGGCGCAGCCGGCTCCCCAGCGGCGCAGATCGGGAAGCAGGGGCGCCGGCGCGGGCTCTGCCGCGGCGGACGCCACGCGGCGCCAGCCCGGACCGGCGGGCCGCGTGCGGCGGTAGAAGCGGATCAGGTGCGCCAGCGGCTCGGGCGGGGTGGCCAGCGTGACGGCGATCCAGCAGGCCGTCGTCCAGGGTACGAGATAGAGCAGCGAGTCGGGAAACGGAACGGCGGTGAAGAACCGCACGAAGGCGAAACCGGCGGCGGCCGCGGCCAGGGCCGTCAGCTCCGAGAGCGCCGTCACCCGCCACCAGTACCAGCGCAGGATCAGCACCAGGCCGACGCCGGCGCCGGACTCGAGCACGAACTCCCACGCCTGGCGGACCGATTCGAGTCCGAAGGTAATCACCCCGCTCGCCGCCATCACCAGGATGGTCGTCAGGCGCGAGACGCGCACCAGATGCGTCTGGTCGGCGTCCGGCCGCACGAACCGCTTGTACAGGTCGTTGACCAGGTACGACGTGCCCCAGTTGAGCTGCGTGGATACGGTGGACATGTAGGCGGCGAAGAACGCGCCGACGAGGAGGCCTCGCCAGCCCGACGGCAGGTGGTCGCGCAGGACGAGGACGTAGCCCGCTTCGCGATCGGAGAGGTTCGGATAGAGGACCAGAGCGGCGAGTGCGACCAGCACCCACGGCCAGGGGCGCAGGCAGTAGTGCGCCACCGTGAACCAGAGCGTCGCCAGAACCGCGTCCCGCTCGCTGCGCGCCGACATCATCCGCTGGGCGACGTAGCCGCCGCCGCCCGGCTCCTGCCCCGGATACCAGCTCGCCCACCACTGGACGCCGAGGTAGGCGACGAACGACGCGAGCGGCAGCGCCAGCATCGCGGCGGCGCCCGCCGGCGTTCCGTCCATCGGACCCACCGCCGGCCACAATCGGAAGGTGGATTCCGGAAGCGCGGCGCGCAGGCCGTCCAACCCGCCGACTCCGGGCGCGGCGAGCGCGTAGTACGCCAACCCGACGGCGCCGATCAACGCGATGGCGAACTGCACGAGGTCGGCCGCGACGACGCCCCGGAGGCCCGCCAGCGCGGCGTAGCCCCCGGTGGCCGCGAGTCCGACGAGCACCCCGGTCAGCCGCTCCCAGCCGAGCGCGACCGACAGCACCTTGGCGAGAGCCAGATTGACCCAGCCGATCACGAGACAGTTGACCGCCAGTCCCAGGTACAGCGCGCGCACCGCACGCAGCGCGCGCGCGGCCCGTCCCGTGTAGCGCAACTCGACGAACTCGACGTCGGTCAGGATGCCCGCGCGGCGCCACAGCCGGGCGAAGAAGACGACGGTGAGCATGCTGCCGAGCGCCGCGTTCCACCAGAGCCAGTTGCCGGCGACGCCGCTGGCCGCCACGAGCCCGGTGACCGCGAGCGGCGTGTCCGCGGCGAACGTCGTCGCCACCATCGACGTTCCGGCCAGCCACCAGGGCAGATCGCGGCCGGACAGGAAGTACTCCGAGAGGCTGCGTCCAGCCCGGCGGCCGTACGCGATACCCACGGCGATGGGGGCCGCGAGCGCGATGCCCAGCAGCAGCCAGTCGATTGCCGTCAGCGCCATGTTCACCAGGCCGTCATCACCGCGTCGTGAAACGCCGGACGCACGGCGAGAATCGCCTCGTTGGACCGGGAAGGATGCACCCGGTTGGTCAGCAGGACCAGGTAGCGGTCCGCGACCGGGTCGATCCAGAGCGACGTCCCCGTGAATCCGGTGTGTCCGATCGAGGCCGGAGACAGGCGGGTCCCGCACGACGAGGTCGGCAGCATCGTATCCCAGCCGAGCGCACGCGAGCTGCCGGGCACCGCCGTCCGGGTCCGGAAGGCGTCGAACGTCGGCGGCGACGCGAGGGGGTTGTCTCCGTGCAGGCCGGCCAGCACGTCGCGCGCGAAGCCGCCGACGGCGACGACGGTGCCGAAGAGCCCCGCGTGTCCCGCCGCGCCCCCCAACGCCCAGGCGTTCTCGTCGTGGACGTCGCCGACGAG
Above is a window of Acidobacteriota bacterium DNA encoding:
- a CDS encoding Na+:solute symporter, which produces MALTAIDWLLLGIALAAPIAVGIAYGRRAGRSLSEYFLSGRDLPWWLAGTSMVATTFAADTPLAVTGLVAASGVAGNWLWWNAALGSMLTVVFFARLWRRAGILTDVEFVELRYTGRAARALRAVRALYLGLAVNCLVIGWVNLALAKVLSVALGWERLTGVLVGLAATGGYAALAGLRGVVAADLVQFAIALIGAVGLAYYALAAPGVGGLDGLRAALPESTFRLWPAVGPMDGTPAGAAAMLALPLASFVAYLGVQWWASWYPGQEPGGGGYVAQRMMSARSERDAVLATLWFTVAHYCLRPWPWVLVALAALVLYPNLSDREAGYVLVLRDHLPSGWRGLLVGAFFAAYMSTVSTQLNWGTSYLVNDLYKRFVRPDADQTHLVRVSRLTTILVMAASGVITFGLESVRQAWEFVLESGAGVGLVLILRWYWWRVTALSELTALAAAAAGFAFVRFFTAVPFPDSLLYLVPWTTACWIAVTLATPPEPLAHLIRFYRRTRPAGPGWRRVASAAAEPAPAPLLPDLRRWGAGCAAVYLTLAATHSLLFGSVPGGALLLVGAAVSAAWLVRGLTRNGPAGD